One Tripterygium wilfordii isolate XIE 37 chromosome 10, ASM1340144v1, whole genome shotgun sequence DNA segment encodes these proteins:
- the LOC120007423 gene encoding cyclin-dependent kinase inhibitor 3-like isoform X2, with the protein MGKYMKKSKIKGDVAVMEVGVRTRAKTLALQRLLQSQSPSPLVDSSSLCYLQLRSRRLEKPVPPPTCRDNHGARREIKKESKEGVEVSCGETCLDSGSKDRATRESTPCSLIRGTSNSVTPGSTSRWKSSVTANHRTQNDIQRNNPITHEVEEFFSYAEQQQQREFMEKYNFDIVNDLPLSGRYEWVQIF; encoded by the exons atGGGAAAGTACATGAAGAAATCTAAAATCAAAGGTGATGTGGCAGTCATGGAGGTCGGCGTACGGACTCGAGCCAAAACCCTAGCTCTTCAGCGCTTATTACAATCCCAATCTCCATCCCCACTAGTTGATTCCTCTTCCCTCTGCTACCTCCAACTCCGAAGCCGCCGCCTCGAAAAACCCGTCCCTCCTCCCACATGCAGAGACAATCACGGTGCGCGGCGTGAAATAAAGAAGGAATCCAAGGAGGGGGTTGAGGTTTCATGCGGAGAGACCTGCTTGGACTCTGGATCCAAAGACcg GGCCACTAGGGAAAGCACACCATGTAGCTTGATAAGGGGCACGTCGAATAGTGTAACCCCTGGTTCAACATCGAGGTGGAAAAGTTCAGTCACAGCAAATCATAGAACCCAGAATGATATCCAAAGAAATAACCCAATAACGCATGAAGTGGAGGAGTTCTTTTCCTATGCAGAACAGCAGCAACAGAGGGAGTTTATGGAAAA GTACAACTTTGACATTGTGAATGATTTGCCCCTTTCCGGACGCTATGAATGGGTGCAGATATTCTAA
- the LOC120007423 gene encoding cyclin-dependent kinase inhibitor 5-like isoform X1, protein MGKYMKKSKIKGDVAVMEVGVRTRAKTLALQRLLQSQSPSPLVDSSSLCYLQLRSRRLEKPVPPPTCRDNHGARREIKKESKEGVEVSCGETCLDSGSKDRATRESTPCSLIRGTSNSVTPGSTSRWKSSVTANHRTQNDIQRNNPITHEVEEFFSYAEQQQQREFMEKYAALVPIIFLKWLWFILIGIALHYWLLNSY, encoded by the exons atGGGAAAGTACATGAAGAAATCTAAAATCAAAGGTGATGTGGCAGTCATGGAGGTCGGCGTACGGACTCGAGCCAAAACCCTAGCTCTTCAGCGCTTATTACAATCCCAATCTCCATCCCCACTAGTTGATTCCTCTTCCCTCTGCTACCTCCAACTCCGAAGCCGCCGCCTCGAAAAACCCGTCCCTCCTCCCACATGCAGAGACAATCACGGTGCGCGGCGTGAAATAAAGAAGGAATCCAAGGAGGGGGTTGAGGTTTCATGCGGAGAGACCTGCTTGGACTCTGGATCCAAAGACcg GGCCACTAGGGAAAGCACACCATGTAGCTTGATAAGGGGCACGTCGAATAGTGTAACCCCTGGTTCAACATCGAGGTGGAAAAGTTCAGTCACAGCAAATCATAGAACCCAGAATGATATCCAAAGAAATAACCCAATAACGCATGAAGTGGAGGAGTTCTTTTCCTATGCAGAACAGCAGCAACAGAGGGAGTTTATGGAAAAGTATGCTGCTCTAGTTCCTATTATTTTCCTTAAATGGCTCTGGTTCATACTTATAGGCATTGCTTTGCATTACTGGTTACTCAACTCATATTGA
- the LOC120007680 gene encoding uncharacterized protein LOC120007680 — protein MDFSSWIRRRLLRNPEKTEIPDQPKQSNQTQAGDELLGVTQPLIDHIQTFTVDTFKNFRLQDDNGVTDADATPTNSSANLRQDLSEWQQRHATLVLSRVKELSQLRFMLCPRHLKERQFWRIYFMLVKSHIAKYELSAVQLAKLKKMETENDEPQHFSVYEVEMAETKQVASLSPSTP, from the exons ATGGACTTCTCTTCATGGATTCGACGCAGGCTTCTGAGAAATCCCGAAAAGACCGAAATACCAGATCAACCAAAGCAATCGAATCAAACACAAGCAGGAGACGAGCTTCTTGGAGTCACACAGCCATTGATTGATCATATACAGACTTTCACTGTCGATACTTTCAAGAATTTCCGTCTTCAAG ATGATAACGGAGTCACTGATGCTGACGCTACTCCGACAAACTCCTCAGCTAATTTACGGCAGGATCTCTCCGAGTGGCAGCAACGGCATGCTACTCTTGTGCTTTCAAGAGTCAAG GAACTTTCACAACTTAGATTTATGCTTTGCCCTCGTCACTTGAAGGAGCGACAATTTTGGCGGATATATTTTATGCTTGTCAAGAGCCACATAGCCAA ATATGAGCTAAGTGCTGTACAACTAGCGAAACTGAAAAAGATGGAAACCGAGAATGATGAACCTCAGCATTTCAGTGTATATGAAGTTGAAATGGCAGAAACAAAGCAAGTAGCAAGTTTGTCACCTTCGACTCCTTGA
- the LOC120007681 gene encoding cytochrome b5-like produces MGGDGKVFTLAEVAEHNTSKDCWLVVDGKVYDVTKFLEDHPGGDEVLLSATGKDATDDFEDVGHSSTAKAMMDEFYVGDIDSSSIPTKTTYTPPKQPHYNQDKTPEFIIKLLQFLVPLIILGLAVVVRYYTKSAPPA; encoded by the exons ATGGGTGGAGACGGAAAGGTTTTCACTTTGGCCGAGGTCGCCGAGCACAACACCTCCAAGGACTGTTGGCTTGTCGTTGATGGCAAG GTATATGATGTGACAAAATTCTTGGAAGACCATCCCGGTGGTGATGAGGTCTTGTTGTCAGCAACAG GGAAGGATGCGACTGATGATTTTGAGGATGTTGGTCACAGCAGCACTGCAAAAGCAATGATGGATGAATTCTACGTTGGAGACATCGATTCATCATCAATTCCCACAAAGACCACTTATACTCCTCCCAAGCAGCCTCACTACAACCAAGACAAGACACCAGAATTCATCATCAAGCTCCTCCAGTTCTTAGTCCCACTAATAATCTTGGGCCTGGCTGTTGTCGTCCGCTACTACACCAAATCAGCTCCTCCTGCTTAA
- the LOC120007001 gene encoding 60S ribosomal protein L13a-4-like, translating to MVSGSGICAKVIVVDARNHMLGRLASIVAKELLNGQKVVIVRCEEICMSGGLVRQKMKYLRFLRKRMNTKPSHGPIHFRAPSKILWRTIRGMIPHKTKRGEAALARLKAYEGVPPPYDRIKKMVIPDALKVLRLQKGHKYCLLGRLSSEVGWNHYDTIRELENKRKERAKVAYERKKQLNKLRVKAEKAAEEKLGPQLEILAPVKY from the exons ATGGTGTCGGGATCTGGGATCTGCGCTAAAGTTATCGTGGTAGATGCAAGGAATCACATGCTCGGTCGATTGGCGTCGATCGTGGCCAAGGAGTTGCTGAATGGCCAGAAGGTGGTGATTGTCAGGTGCGAGGAAATTTGCATGTCCGGTGGACTTGTAAGGCAGAAGATGAAGTACTTGCGGTTTCTCCGCAAACGTATGAATACCAAGCCCTCTCATGGCCCCATTCACTTCCGCGCGCCTTCCAAGATCCTCTGGCGCACCATCCGcgg AATGATTCCCCACAAGACTAAGCGTGGAGAGGCTGCACTTGCCCGATTGAAGGCCTATGAGGGTGTCCCTCCACCATATGACAGGATTAAGAAGATGGTCATTCCTGATGCTCTGAA AGTATTGAGGCTTCAGAAGGGTCACAAGTACTGTTTGTTGGGCCGGCTATCGTCTGAGGTCGGATGGAACCATTATGACACCATCAGG GAGTTGGAGAACAAGAGAAAGGAGAGGGCGAAGGTTGCATATGAGAGGAAGAAGCAGCTGAACAAACTTAGGGTGAAGGCTGAGAAGGCTGCAGAGGAAAAGCTTGGTCCCCAACTGGAGATACTTGCCCCTGTCAAGTATTGA
- the LOC120007534 gene encoding uncharacterized protein LOC120007534: MEASMALDRIHSWTLGDLIVSFVELAVAYFLLCTLAFAFFASKFLNVLGIHLPCPCIGFLGYQNRDLCWHRLLIDWPRRTICSVQVLVNSRLPCNSVWVQDQACYRDVGLLKDAKLDNPAHEFRSEACSTSFSGLRLQDLADKEIGHDAKGKRITNPKQRSGTRWRRRGVLGNGKFPSVLVADNAHTVVAGVSSNMYDGSKMRSESFNPDGGIEDGARDEANARNGLDTIFPVDKLACSPQDNVGMAETHLHTIRMLEVALQEEKSAHAAVCLELEEERAAAASAADEAMAMILRLQKDKASIEMEARQYQRIIEEKFAYDEVEMDILKEILISKERENHFLEKELEAYHLMNVSRNELLESNLSYQTNEGGEGASISAYQNEDPEHTEINKSTGEEEVIKTASWSSNYGKGLPDVGEKLISKNKNLHSDLSLSQGLVKMSETDSDLYQFIPRGHNLLENTTDLTGNTANAAQICSGIVGLEKDGEHGNQADSDLGSMFNREPSVYDVHVIDDKPVFQKADEGKQSGPSNSGTSDTEVRCYRTLKACPDMRMSEIEYNIQESSLEMRCRLQMLGDRSKPLCCDAGRTSLSPDNSARLKIDSEVEWLRERLRQVKEEKDKLTFAAEQKQRVATQLQLIEELLNHFRQIQELREPVRQASFTPSSSKMSLKKRRCRSVSSEALESA; this comes from the exons ATGGAAGCAAGCATGGCATTGGACAGGATTCATTCGTGGACACTGGGTGATCTTATAGTTTCTTTTGTTGAACTCGCCGTTGCATATTTCCTCCTCTGTACATTGGCTTTTGCTTTTTTCGCTTCCAAGTTTTTGAATGTTTTGGGGATACACTTGCCATGCCCTTGTATTGGGTTCCTGGGGTATCAAAATAGGGATTTGTGCTGGCACAGACTGCTAATTGATTGGCCAAGGAGAACAATTTGCTCTGTTCAAGTTTTAGTAAACAGCAGGCTCCCTTGTAATTCAGTTTGGGTTCAAGATCAAGCTTGCTATAGGGATGTCGGGTTACTAAAAGATGCAAAATTGGATAACCCGGCACATGAGTTCAGGAGTGAAGCTTGTTCCACGTCATTTTCTGGACTGAGATTGCAAGACTTGGCCGATAAAGAAATTGGACATGATGCTAAGGGAAAGAGAATTACGAATCCAAAACAACGGTCAGGAACAAGGTGGCGCAGGAGAGGTGTGCTTGGAAATGGAAAATTCCCTTCTGTGCTGGTCGCAGATAATGCACATACAGTTGTTGCAGGTGTTTCCAGTAATATGTATGATGGCAGCAAAATGAGAAGTGAGAGTTTCAATCCTGACGGTGGGATAGAGGATGGTGCTCGGG ATGAGGCAAATGCTAGAAATGGACTGGACACTATTTTTCCAGTTGACAAACTTGCATGCAGCCCTCAAGATAATGTTGGGATGGCTGAAACCCATTTACATACTATTAGAATGTTGGAAGTAGCACTTCAAGAAGAGAAATCCGCCCATGCTGCTGTGTGTCTGGAGTTGGAGGAAGAGAGAGCTGCTGCTGCGAGTGCTGCTGATGAAGCCATGGCCATGATATTGCGTTTGCAAAAGGATAAGGCATCGATAGAAATGGAAGCAAGGCAATACCAAAGaataattgaagaaaaatttGCTTATGATGAAGTCGAGATGGATATTCTGAAAGAGATACTCATtagcaaagagagagagaaccatTTTCTGGAGAAGGAACTTGAAGCGTATCATCTGATGAATGTTTCAAGAAATGAGCTGCTGGAAAGTAATTTGAGTTACCAGACCAATGAAGGAGGAGAAGGGGCTTCTATTTCGGCTTATCAAAATGAGGATCCGGAGCACACTGAGATAAATAAATCCACCGGTGAGGAGGAAGTGATAAAAACTGCAAGCTGGTCTTCAAATTATGGGAAAGGTCTACCTGATGTAGGAGAGAAATTAATCTCAAAGAATAAGAACTTACATTCTGATTTATCTCTTTCGCAGGGGTTGGTGAAGATGTCAGAGACTGATTCAGATCTCTATCAGTTTATTCCTCGTGGGCATAATTTGCTTGAGAACACTACTGACTTGACAGGTAATACAGCAAATGCAGCCCAGATTTGCAGTGGAATTGTAGGACTGGAGAAAGATGGGGAGCATGGGAATCAAGCAGACAGTGATCTGGGTTCCATGTTTAATAGAGAGCCATCAGTTTATGATGTTCATGTCATAGATGACAAACCTGTATTTCAAAAGGCGGATGAAGGAAAGCAAAGTGGACCATCGAATAGTGGTACTTCAGATACTGAAGTTCGGTGCTACAGGACGTTAAAAGCTTGCCCGGATATGAGGATGTCAGAGATTGAGTACAATATCCAAGAAAGCAGTTTGGAAATGAGGTGCAGGTTACAAATGCTGGGCGATAGGTCCAAGCCCTTGTGCTGTGACGCAGGGAGGACATCTTTGTCTCCAGACAATAGTGCAAGGCTAAAAATTGACAGTGAAGTTGAATGGCTCAGAGAAAGGCTTCGACAagtgaaagaagagaaagataaGCTGACATTCGCTGCAGAGCAAAAGCAAAGAGTTGCTACCCAATTGCAACTAATAGAGGAGCTACTGAACCATTTTCGTCAAATTCAGGAGCTAAGAGAGCCTGTTCGGCAGGCTTCTTTTACCCCTTCATCTTCTAAG ATGAGCTTGAAGAAAAGACGCTGCCGTAGTGTGTCCAGTGAAGCCTTGGAAAGCGCCTAG